In the Desulfitobacterium hafniense DCB-2 genome, GAAAAATAAAGACGAAGATGCTCTGGAATTCATTATGGATGAATACTTCCCATTAGTGAAGGGGATTGTCCGTCAAGTCCTGCTTCCTATCGGCAGCAGGGAACTGACGGAGGAATGCATCAGTGATGTGTTTCTTGCCGTTTGGCATCATGCCCAAAAGTTCAAGGGCGAAGGAGAAGAGGAGTTTCGCAAGTGGCTTTGCGCCATCGCTAAATACAAGGCCATAGATTTTTACCGCCGGGAAAGAAAAAACCTGGAAGTTCCTGCTTCCGATCGTGAAGCAATCGACCTGTTTCCGCCCCAAGAATCGGCGGAGGAACAAGTGCTTTTTATGGAGAATGCCAAGGAAATGAACAAACTGCTGAACTCTTTCTCCGCTACGGATCGCCATATATTCATCATGAAATTCTTTTGGGGGATGCCCTCGGAAGAGATCTCCAGGAAACTGGGATTGACCAAATCAGCTGTGGATAATCGTATTTACAGGAGCAAAAAGCAACTGGTAAAGGGTGTCCTGAGCTTGGGAGAAGGGGGATGTTAAGGATGAAAGATCTCTACGATTTTTTTAATGAGATAGACATTGACTTAAATGAGTTTGCAGAGGCGGAGGTGGATGAGTTGGAAAAGTCGAGAGTTAAACAAAGGGTGAGAGAAGGTATCGCCGCAACCGGTCAGCCGGGCGGGCTGAAGAAACGGAGCAAAAGCAAGGCGATGGTGGCTGTTGCCGCCGCTATGCTCATGACCGTAGGACTCTCCGGGTTTGGCTTGGTCTTTCCCGCTTATGCCAGGGAAGTTCCTGTCATCGGTGATATTTTCCGATTTTTAGATGACGGACGTACGGGAGTTTATGATTTATATACGGAAAAAGCCTTGGACATCAATATGGTCAAGGCGGATAATGGCAT is a window encoding:
- a CDS encoding sigma-70 family RNA polymerase sigma factor, coding for MKTKDNYIGRLKNKDEDALEFIMDEYFPLVKGIVRQVLLPIGSRELTEECISDVFLAVWHHAQKFKGEGEEEFRKWLCAIAKYKAIDFYRRERKNLEVPASDREAIDLFPPQESAEEQVLFMENAKEMNKLLNSFSATDRHIFIMKFFWGMPSEEISRKLGLTKSAVDNRIYRSKKQLVKGVLSLGEGGC